In the genome of Ptychodera flava strain L36383 unplaced genomic scaffold, AS_Pfla_20210202 Scaffold_50__1_contigs__length_938362_pilon, whole genome shotgun sequence, one region contains:
- the LOC139128348 gene encoding 3-keto-steroid reductase/17-beta-hydroxysteroid dehydrogenase 7-like yields MSDSCPSTDCKVAVITGGNAGIGLALAERLLTADQTVRVCLACRNMTKADAAKKALQLSHPGSHVDTLKIDVSDVQSVYSAADELKERYSHIDYLYFNAGIMPNPSVDWGNFFRGLFSTKVVHMISTGEGLLMQQDSTTKDGLRAVFTTNVFGHFILLKELEDLLSKQSRPATVVWTSSSNAKKAAFSLDDIQHENGYEPYASSKYAVDLLSIAINQELNSKGIYNHVTNPGLVMTNMTNNIMPSWFWSLFIPILILFRIVSPTMTLSPYNGAECLFWFFNKDPSKIDVDKKYHSSATVLGNRFLRQEKLTYEKDVPMQLYKKLVAMEQTYRRKYKRD; encoded by the exons ATGTCGGATAGCTGCCCGTCAACGGACTGTAAAGTTGCTGTCATTACAGGAGGAAATGC TGGTATTGGTCTAGCATTGGCTGAGAGGCTCCTGACAGCTGACCAGACTGTGAGGGTCTGCCTTGCTTGTCGTAACATGACCAAGGCTGATGCCGCCAAGAAAGCATTACAACTCTCCCACCCGGGATCTCATGTAGATACTTTGAAAATTGATGTCAGTGATGTACAGTCAGTTTACAGTGCTGCAGATGAACTCAAAGAAAG ATATAGTCATATTGATTACCTCTACTTCAATGCAGGGATTATGCCAAATCCATCAGTTgattggggcaattttttcaggGGTCTATTTTCCAC GAAAGTTGTTCATATGATTTCCACTGGTGAGGGTCTCTTAATGCAGCAGGACAGTACTACGAAAGATGGTCTCAGGGCAGTCTTTACCACCAATGTGTTCGGTCACTTCATACTG TTGAAGGAACTTGAAGACTTACTCAGTAAACAGTCCAGGCCAGCAACAGTTGTGTGGACGTCTTCCAGCAATGCAAAGAAAGCTGCATTTAGTTTAGATGATATACAACACGAGAATGG GTATGAGCCTTACGCCTCATCTAAATACGCAGTGGATCTACTGAGCATCGCCATCAACCAAGAACTCAATTCCAAAGGAATCTacaatcatgtgaccaatccggGACTTGTCATGACCAACATGACAAACAACATCATGCCAAGCTGGTTCTGGTCTTTGTTCATACCGATATTGATTTTG tttcgTATTGTATCACCAACCATGACACTGAGTCCATACAATGGTGCTGAGTGTTTG TTCTGGTTCTTCAACAAAGACCCATCAAAAATAGACGTAGATAAAAAGTACCACAGCAGTGCAACAGTCCTTGGAAACAGGTTCCTACGACAAGAAAAG
- the LOC139128349 gene encoding torsin-1A-interacting protein 1-like: MSRSHVRGRAPITRSRAKKAGIDMEDIGKENQTSASYSSNQSQRSPSKHESTLRGGNSPDKLNTSVISDIDIESFSPRRQSDDSSVSDIHGSPVRRKKRERSTSSGTQEVDGSPRLSPVDVKKSKLHERSPTSEIKEPRKTEDQKTRKTVSGSHHHGNKYFGLICASCAVAFILIIAIIFEHVGGGPLKEKTSEEVTNMATDFTNSFHQLRKSFPGLSKRFWKICAAPILSVIQSQAPLQPAVILIAIPPERYRQGEEIALQLSKIYPGKAEPVYINSTHYNSTDPDDAKLDIDTMLNDGFGKGSKAAVLYRLEEMPPPAMLIFYKYCDNENAPYKDAVIIFTVNLPEPISEDLNNQEQEEAVQEFLKSKWEGRADLDIDKIGALFSRIANSVAILNTEYNPNPMI; this comes from the exons ATGAGTCGATCACACGTCAGAGGGCGCGCACCGATAACACGGTCACGAGCAAAGAAGGCTGGGATTGATATGGAAGATATTGGCAAGGAGAATCAAACATCAGCCAGCTACTCTTCAAACCAATCCCAGAGGTCACCATCAAAACACG AAAGCACACTGAGAGGAGGAAATTCGCCTGATAAGCTGAACACATCTGTGATtagtgacattgacattgagaGCTTCAGCCCAAGAAGGCAATCAGATGACTCTTCAGTTAGTGACATCCATGGCAGTCCAGTCAGAAGAAAGAAGAGAGAAAGGTCAACAAGTAGCGGTACGCAAGAAGTTGATGGCAGTCCTAGACTCTCGCCTGTAGATGttaagaaaagtaaattacatGAGAGAAGTCCGACATCAGAAATCAAGGAACCAAGGAAGACAGAAGATCAGAAAACAAGGAAGACTGTTTCTGGTTctcatcaccatggcaacaagtACTTTGGGTTAATTTGTGCATCCTGTGCAGTGGCCTTCATTTTGATAATTGCGATCATCTTTGAGCACGTCGGAGGGGGTCCCTTGAAGGAGAAGACATCAGAAGAGGTAACAAACATGGCGACAGATTTCACGAACAGTTTTCACCAGCTGAGGAAATCCTTCCCTGGACTGAGTAAGAGATTTTGGAAAATCTGTGCGGCTCCCATACTCTCGGTGATACAAAGTCAAGCGCCACTCCAACCAGCCGTAATTCTCATCGCCATACCGCCGGAACGGTACAGGCAAGGGGAGGAGATAGCCCTTCAGCTCAGCAAGATATACCCAGGCAAGGCAGAGCCTGTCTACATCAACAGTACTCACTACAACTCAACAGATCCTGATGATGCCAAACTGGACATCGACACCATGTTAAATGACGGCTTCGGGAAGGGCAGTAAAGCAGCAGTTTTGTACAGATTGGAGGAGATGCCCCCACCCGCCAtgttgattttctacaaatacTGCGATAACGAAAATGCTCCGTACAAAGATGCCGTGATAATCTTCACTGTCAACCTGCCTGAGCCAATTAGCGAAGATCTCAACAATCAGGAACAGGAAGAGGCTGTCCAGGAGTTCTTGAAGTCAAAGTGGGAGGGTCGTGCAGACCTGGACATAGATAAGATAGGTGCCCTTTTCAGCAGAATTGCAAATTCAGTCGCCATATTGAACACAGAATATAACCCAAATCCAATGATTTGA